The proteins below come from a single Panicum hallii strain FIL2 chromosome 7, PHallii_v3.1, whole genome shotgun sequence genomic window:
- the LOC112899310 gene encoding CTD small phosphatase-like protein 2, protein MHTRKKGAARSAAGDHVNPKTSRPSRRSTQPPVAEKKVTDLITSSSKKQKPVGVTSKKHSKGGRKLLAACDTADTENEAPQVAPSIPHDLQHSDDGADDRPSNSIYSPTYHHHKDGGLNNLSKAGSLEEQTAPVHGSKESSLKSGPNLACNTCDGASDHSCTLNLQSTGQSTLLEVDEYSELGNLSSEVSAIYLAMQQSKLECIDEQSQDSTSTEGYGDAEETEEYDEFDPYSFIKDLPDLSTVVPKFRPVLLPKQTRSCPTTTLVLDLDETLVHSTLEHCEDADFTFPVHFNFREHTIYVRCRPYLKEFMERVASMFETIIFTASQSIYAEQLLNVLDPKRKLFRHRVYRESCVYVEGNYLKDLTVLGRDLTRVMIVDNSPQAFGFQLDNGIPIESWFDDPNDTELLKLLPFLESLVGVEDVRPYIARKFNLREKVATAASLTMDMQM, encoded by the exons ATGCATACAAGGAAAAAGGGTGCTGCAAGATCTGCAGCTGGGGATCATGTCAATCCTAAAACAAGCAGGCCATCCAGAAGATCAACTCAGCCTCCAGTTGCTGAAAAGAAAGTAACTGATCTCATTACGTCTTCTTCCAAGAAGCAGAAACCTG TTGGAGTCACTTCCAAGAAGCATTCTAAAGGAGGAAGGAAGTTGTTAGCTGCATGTGACACAGCTGATACTGAAAATGAGGCGCCGCAAGTGGCCCCTAGTATTCCCCATGATCTGCAG CACTCTGATGACGGTGCAGATGATCGTCCAAGCAATTCCATATACTCCCCTACATACCATCACCACAAGGATGGTGGTCTGAATAACCTCTCAAAAG CTGGCTCATTAGAAGAACAGACAGCACCTGTTCATGGTAGCAAGGAATCTTCCCTAAAATCCGGGCCAAACCTTGCATGCAACACTTGTGATGGGGCAAGTGATCACTCCTGCACACTCAATTTGCAATCTACTGGGCAGAGCACATTGCTTGAAGTGGATGAGTACAGTGAACTGGGAAACCTTTCTTCAGAAGTGTCAGCAATATATCTTGCTATGCAGCAGTCTAAGTTGGAGTGCATTGATGAACAGAGTCAAGATTCTACCTCAACGGAAGGTTATGGTGATGCTGAGGAGACTGAGGAGTATGATGAGTTCGATCCATATTCTTTTATCAAAGATTTACCTGATTTATCTACGGTGGTCCCCAAATTTCGCCCTGTCCTCCTTCCAAAGCAGACCCGGAGTTGCCCAACAACTACCCTTGTACTTGATCTGGATG AAACACTTGTCCATTCAACTCTCGAACACTGTGAGGATGCTGATTTCACATTTCCAGTTCATTTTAACTTTAGAGAGCACACAATATATGTTCGATGCCGCCCCTATCTTAAAGAATTTATGGAGAGGGTTGCCAGCATGTTTGAGACAATTATTTTCACTGCTAGTCAAAGCATTTATGCTGAGCAACTTCTCAATGTTCTTGATCCCAAAAGAAAGTTGTTCCGTCATCGTGTCTATCGCGAGTCTTGCGTCTATGTGGAGGGAAACTACCTAAAGGATCTGACAGTTCTTGGACGAGACTTAACCCGTGTAATGATTGTTGATAATTCTCCACAG GCCTTTGGGTTCCAGTTAGATAATGGCATACCTATAGAGAGCTGGTTTGATGATCCCAATGATACAGAACTGCTGAAATTACTCCCATTCCTAGAAAGCTTGGTTGGTGTTGAAGATGTCCGGCCTTATATAGCAAGGAAGTTCAACCTTCGGGAGAAGGTAGCCACTGCGGCTTCTCTGACAATGGACATGCAGATGTGA